In a single window of the Azospirillum sp. B510 genome:
- a CDS encoding 2-oxo acid dehydrogenase subunit E2 — protein MTATDPTKSSAAAPTPQFDFSVYGEVETVPLTRLQILAGAALTRNSVAIPHVTHHDDADITELEALRRRLAEDDSAVKITPLIFLIKGVAAVLKAYPRFNASLDPSGKQLILKKYINIGIAIDTPNGLLVGVVRDCDRKGWRELAAEVATLSAKAREKGLPLAEMSGGCFTISSLGGLGGTGFTPIINAPEVAILGVGRNRPVPRPDETGGIDWRTMLPLSLSYDHRVINGADAARFTSHLAALLADPATLIDV, from the coding sequence ATGACTGCGACCGACCCGACCAAATCCTCCGCCGCTGCCCCCACGCCACAGTTCGACTTTTCCGTTTATGGCGAGGTTGAAACCGTGCCGTTGACGCGCCTTCAGATTCTGGCTGGGGCTGCCCTCACCCGCAATAGCGTGGCGATCCCCCATGTCACCCATCATGACGACGCCGACATTACGGAGCTGGAGGCCTTGCGCCGCCGTCTGGCGGAGGACGACTCCGCAGTGAAGATCACGCCGCTGATCTTTCTGATCAAGGGCGTTGCGGCAGTGCTGAAGGCCTACCCGCGCTTCAACGCTTCGCTGGATCCGTCCGGGAAACAGCTGATCTTGAAGAAATACATCAACATCGGAATCGCCATCGACACGCCGAATGGCCTGCTGGTCGGTGTGGTGCGCGATTGCGATCGCAAGGGCTGGCGCGAACTGGCGGCCGAGGTTGCGACCCTGTCGGCCAAGGCGCGCGAGAAAGGATTGCCGCTTGCGGAAATGTCCGGCGGCTGCTTCACCATCAGCTCGCTTGGCGGGCTCGGCGGCACCGGCTTCACCCCGATCATCAATGCGCCGGAGGTGGCGATCCTCGGAGTCGGTCGCAACCGTCCTGTGCCGCGTCCTGACGAAACCGGCGGGATCGACTGGCGTACCATGCTGCCGCTGTCGCTCAGCTACGATCACCGCGTCATCAATGGGGCGGATGCCGCCCGTTTTACCAGCCATCTCGCAGCGCTTCTAGCCGATCCCGCCACCTTGATTGATGTGTGA